Proteins co-encoded in one Nicotiana sylvestris chromosome 7, ASM39365v2, whole genome shotgun sequence genomic window:
- the LOC104238706 gene encoding homeobox-leucine zipper protein ATHB-52-like yields MNSQNLQKYQSLPNHNKKRLNQEQIKLLESSFDSTKKLEPEKKLQLARELGIPPRQISIWYQNRRARWKNQNLEIDYNALQLKLETALSEKLQLEKETERLRGELQKVNQMLIALNGESAINFPSCDVSLSSCCEERGSSSFQDVISYSTTWVHAHEANNLQFNELYALIGLEEGSNNCRSAW; encoded by the coding sequence ATGAATTCTCAAAATTTGCAAAAATACCAGTCCTTACCAAATCACAACAAAAAGAGGCTAAACCAAGAGCAAATTAagcttttggaatcaagtttcgACTCAACTAAGAAGCTCGAGCCGGAGAAAAAACTCCAATTGGCAAGAGAATTAGGGATTCCTCCACGACAAATTTCCATTTGGTACCAAAACAGGAGAGCTAGGTGGAAGAATCAGAATCTGGAGATTGACTATAATGCCCTTCAGCTCAAGCTTGAAACTGCATTATCTGAGAAGTTACAATTGGAAAAAGAAACTGAACGTCTACGAGGGGAGTTGCAAAAAGTAAACCAAATGTTAATTGCACTAAATGGAGAGAGTGCAATAAATTTTCCTTCATGTGATGTTTCACTATCTAGTTGTTGCGAGGAAAGAGGGAGCTCTAGCTTTCAAGATGTGATCAGCTATAGTACTACATGGGTACATGCTCATGAGGCTAATAATCTGCAATTTAATGAGCTTTATGCTTTGATAGGTTTAGAAGAAGGGTCCAATAACTGTCGTTCAGCTTGGTAA